One Actinomyces respiraculi DNA window includes the following coding sequences:
- a CDS encoding ABC transporter permease has translation MNRLRFLGSRLVQTLLVLLVVTFVTFAIFSLWPSDPAGLACGKPCTPANLERAREFMGYGDPWYTQFWHYVVGIIKGRTFGSGTGAIACSAPCLGYSFRLSTPVTELILTRLPVTASIAVGAAVLWLVIGVVAGVVSALRRGTRLDRVIMTGTVLGVSAPSYLLGLLGILLLGFTLGLVPTAGYVPLTRDPVGWLWHLVLPWTVLALISAAVYARMVRGEVLENLGEDYVRTGRAVGLSERRVIGRHVMRNVSLPVVTYFALDLGGMLGGAVITERVFSMQGLGSLLMDAVGTVDVPVVMGVTIVSAAFVVVANLLVDAFAAVIDPRV, from the coding sequence ATGAACCGCCTGCGCTTCCTGGGCTCCCGGCTCGTCCAGACTCTTCTCGTGCTGCTCGTGGTCACCTTCGTGACCTTCGCGATCTTCTCCCTGTGGCCCTCGGACCCGGCCGGCCTGGCCTGCGGCAAGCCCTGCACGCCGGCGAACCTCGAGCGGGCGCGCGAGTTCATGGGCTACGGAGACCCCTGGTACACGCAGTTCTGGCACTACGTCGTCGGCATCATCAAGGGCCGGACTTTCGGCTCCGGGACGGGGGCGATCGCCTGCTCGGCCCCCTGCCTGGGCTACTCCTTCCGCCTGTCGACGCCGGTGACCGAGCTCATCCTCACCCGCCTGCCCGTCACCGCCTCCATCGCGGTGGGTGCGGCCGTGCTGTGGCTCGTCATCGGGGTGGTCGCGGGAGTCGTCTCCGCCCTGCGCCGGGGCACGAGGCTCGACCGCGTCATCATGACCGGCACGGTCCTGGGGGTCTCCGCCCCCTCCTACCTGCTGGGTCTGCTGGGCATCCTCCTGCTCGGCTTCACCCTCGGCCTGGTGCCGACCGCCGGCTACGTCCCGCTCACCCGGGACCCGGTGGGCTGGCTGTGGCACCTCGTTCTGCCGTGGACCGTCCTCGCCCTCATCTCCGCAGCCGTCTACGCCCGGATGGTGCGCGGCGAGGTGCTCGAGAACCTCGGTGAGGACTACGTGCGCACCGGCCGGGCCGTGGGTCTGAGCGAGCGGCGCGTCATCGGACGCCACGTCATGCGCAACGTCTCGCTGCCGGTGGTCACCTACTTCGCCCTCGACCTGGGCGGGATGCTCGGCGGCGCGGTCATCACCGAGCGCGTCTTCTCCATGCAGGGCCTGGGCTCCCTGCTCATGGACGCCGTCGGCACCGTGGACGTGCCCGTCGTCATGGGCGTGACGATCGTGTCAGCGGCCTTCGTCGTCGTCGCCAATCTCCTCGTGGACGCCTTCGCGGCCGTCATCGACCCGCGGGTCTAG
- a CDS encoding ABC transporter substrate-binding protein, whose protein sequence is MARTLNPSRRSLLAGAGLSALALTLAACGADRPSSAVGNAEVAPGGRLGILTSSTDINWDPAKSQSMPMTSLAFVHRRLTTWSLSKGNEVKVVADLATDTGTASEDGLTWTYTLKDGIFFEDGTAITSAHIKYGVERSFAPALAGGLSYHKTLLAGAEGYTGPFDGAHLDSIETPDDKTIVFHLRQTYGDWPWIVAQPAFSPVPEDKDDVATYARKPVASGPYRVEEYATGVSATLVRNEHWSADTDDVRLALPDTIVFELGQDESTSVQRIIASAGDDAHAFSADRVAAAQLAQISGNAEAAARLATPAEGGPLQYLAINTERVTDVEVRRAISQAVDKTAVVSALGGPLGAAVATTYIAPGIPGRVEYDLYPTDVEAATATLAGKEVGELILLAANDTATQAVAQAVQQSLTEAGLTVTIDPQESEVVTERTTQGDGSTYDLVIASWNADFPSANANIQPLFASSEIGAGGYNISRYSDPEVDAAIDEAIATLDADEAGAKWAAIDQRIAAQAPVVPLANRRNSFLAGSGVTDFFVESYPAYPNYLVVGVSA, encoded by the coding sequence ATGGCACGCACCCTGAACCCCAGCCGCCGCAGCCTCCTCGCCGGCGCAGGGCTGTCCGCCCTCGCCCTCACGCTCGCCGCTTGCGGGGCCGACCGGCCCTCCTCCGCCGTCGGCAACGCCGAGGTCGCCCCCGGCGGACGCCTCGGCATCCTCACCTCCTCCACCGACATCAACTGGGACCCCGCCAAGAGCCAGTCGATGCCCATGACCTCACTCGCCTTCGTCCACCGACGCCTGACCACCTGGTCCCTGAGCAAGGGCAACGAGGTCAAGGTCGTCGCGGACCTCGCCACCGACACCGGCACCGCCTCCGAGGACGGCCTGACCTGGACCTACACCCTCAAGGACGGGATCTTCTTCGAGGACGGCACGGCCATTACCTCCGCGCACATCAAGTACGGCGTTGAGCGCTCCTTCGCCCCCGCCCTCGCCGGGGGCCTGAGCTACCACAAGACCCTCCTGGCCGGTGCCGAGGGCTACACGGGTCCCTTCGACGGCGCCCACCTCGACTCCATCGAGACCCCCGACGACAAGACAATCGTCTTCCACCTCAGGCAGACCTACGGCGACTGGCCGTGGATCGTCGCCCAGCCGGCCTTCTCCCCGGTCCCCGAGGACAAGGACGACGTCGCCACCTACGCGCGCAAGCCCGTCGCCTCCGGCCCCTACCGGGTCGAGGAGTACGCCACCGGCGTCTCGGCCACCCTCGTGCGCAACGAGCATTGGTCCGCCGACACCGACGACGTGCGCCTCGCCCTGCCCGACACCATCGTCTTCGAGCTCGGGCAGGATGAGTCGACCTCCGTCCAGCGCATCATCGCGTCCGCCGGCGACGACGCCCACGCCTTCAGCGCCGACCGCGTCGCCGCCGCCCAGCTCGCCCAGATCTCCGGCAACGCCGAGGCCGCCGCACGCCTGGCGACCCCCGCCGAGGGCGGCCCGCTGCAGTACCTGGCCATCAACACCGAGCGCGTGACCGACGTCGAGGTCCGCCGGGCGATCTCCCAGGCCGTGGACAAGACCGCCGTCGTCTCCGCCCTGGGCGGTCCGCTCGGGGCGGCCGTGGCCACCACCTACATCGCCCCCGGCATCCCCGGCCGCGTCGAGTACGACCTGTACCCGACCGACGTTGAGGCCGCCACCGCCACCCTGGCGGGCAAGGAGGTCGGCGAGCTCATCCTCCTGGCCGCCAACGACACCGCCACCCAGGCGGTCGCCCAGGCGGTCCAGCAGTCCCTGACCGAGGCGGGCCTGACGGTGACCATCGACCCGCAGGAGTCCGAGGTGGTCACCGAGCGCACCACCCAGGGTGACGGCTCCACCTACGACCTGGTCATCGCCTCGTGGAACGCGGACTTCCCCTCCGCCAACGCCAACATCCAGCCGCTGTTCGCCTCCTCGGAGATCGGGGCTGGCGGCTACAACATCTCTCGCTACTCCGACCCCGAGGTCGACGCCGCCATCGACGAGGCCATCGCGACCCTCGACGCCGATGAGGCCGGAGCGAAGTGGGCCGCCATCGACCAGCGGATCGCCGCCCAGGCGCCCGTGGTGCCGCTGGCCAACCGCCGCAACAGCTTCCTGGCGGGTTCGGGCGTGACGGACTTCTTCGTCGAGTCCTACCCGGCGTACCCCAACTACCTCGTCGTCGGGGTGAGCGCCTGA
- a CDS encoding dipeptide ABC transporter ATP-binding protein: MGGEETRSHGPAGLDVPTAVGPDGLDDPTAVGPAGLDVPTAVGPTSDVPTAVDPTSDGQTGPALRLRGLGVSFAGSPRPASADVDLDLMPGRVLALVGESGSGKSVTAMGALGLLPPTATVSGSALLARGEADATELVGAPRRVLDDVRGRLVGTVFQEPTTALDPLETIASQVGEAIRAHEGRLRRRDLGPRVLDLLARVGLGEGEDLARIARSYPHQLSGGQLQRACIALAMACGPRVLIADEPTTALDVTVQAGILDLLRELTLTGVAVMLITHDMGVVADVADDVAVMHDGRIVERGEVREVFHHPRHPYTRRLLVAVPRLDSLRQENPFEAVARESAPRDEGVDNVVEVTGLNVVYRNGRRRVHAVRDVSLTIAPGEVLGLVGESGSGKSTIAGTLTGLVPVTSGSVRVGGVEVAGARRRDLLPARRSTGIVYQNPASSLNPRRTVGSSIAEPLVVHGGVSAAVRRQRVAELLDAVHLPTTMAERYPHEMSGGQRQRVAIARALALDPRLVIADEPTSALDVSVQAVILDLLRGLQRELGFACLFVSHDLAVVDSVASRTLVLSQGRVVEQGVTEQVLARPQEDYTRRLVAAVPVPDPDVQAVRRQRRRAA; this comes from the coding sequence ATGGGTGGGGAGGAGACCCGGTCCCACGGCCCGGCCGGTCTGGACGTCCCGACGGCGGTGGGCCCGGACGGCCTGGATGACCCGACGGCGGTCGGCCCGGCCGGTCTGGACGTCCCGACGGCGGTGGGCCCGACGTCGGACGTCCCGACGGCGGTGGACCCGACGTCGGACGGGCAGACGGGACCCGCACTCAGGCTGCGCGGACTCGGCGTGAGCTTCGCAGGCAGCCCCCGCCCCGCCAGCGCCGACGTCGACCTCGACCTGATGCCCGGGCGCGTGCTCGCCCTCGTCGGCGAGTCCGGCTCGGGCAAGTCGGTCACCGCCATGGGTGCGCTGGGTCTCCTCCCCCCGACCGCCACCGTCTCCGGCTCCGCCCTCCTGGCCCGGGGCGAGGCCGACGCCACCGAGCTTGTGGGCGCCCCGCGGCGCGTGCTCGACGACGTGCGCGGACGCCTCGTCGGCACCGTCTTCCAGGAGCCGACCACCGCCCTCGACCCGCTCGAGACCATCGCCTCCCAGGTCGGTGAGGCGATCCGCGCCCACGAAGGCCGCCTGAGGCGCCGGGACCTGGGGCCGCGAGTCCTCGACCTGCTTGCGCGCGTCGGCCTGGGCGAGGGCGAGGACCTGGCCCGCATCGCCCGCTCCTACCCCCACCAGCTCTCCGGCGGCCAGCTCCAGCGCGCTTGCATCGCGCTGGCCATGGCCTGCGGGCCGAGGGTCCTCATCGCCGACGAGCCGACCACCGCCCTCGACGTCACCGTCCAGGCCGGGATCCTCGACCTGCTGCGCGAGCTGACCCTCACCGGCGTCGCCGTCATGCTCATCACCCACGACATGGGCGTGGTCGCCGACGTGGCCGACGACGTCGCCGTCATGCACGACGGCAGGATCGTTGAGCGTGGCGAGGTCCGCGAGGTCTTCCATCACCCTCGCCACCCCTATACGCGTCGATTGCTCGTCGCCGTGCCGCGCCTGGACTCCCTGCGCCAGGAGAACCCCTTCGAGGCGGTCGCACGCGAGTCGGCGCCACGCGACGAGGGCGTGGACAACGTCGTCGAGGTCACGGGGCTCAACGTCGTCTACCGCAATGGGCGGCGTCGGGTCCACGCCGTGCGCGACGTCAGCCTCACCATCGCGCCCGGGGAGGTCCTCGGCCTCGTGGGCGAGTCCGGCTCCGGCAAGTCGACCATCGCCGGAACTCTCACGGGCCTTGTGCCGGTGACCTCCGGCTCGGTGCGCGTGGGAGGCGTCGAGGTCGCGGGGGCCCGGCGCAGAGACCTCCTGCCGGCCCGGCGCTCGACCGGCATCGTCTACCAGAACCCGGCCTCCTCACTGAACCCGCGCCGCACGGTCGGCTCCTCGATCGCCGAGCCGCTTGTCGTCCACGGGGGTGTGAGCGCCGCGGTGCGCCGTCAGCGTGTGGCCGAGCTGCTCGACGCCGTGCACCTGCCGACCACGATGGCCGAGCGCTATCCGCACGAGATGAGCGGCGGGCAGCGCCAGCGCGTGGCCATCGCCCGTGCCCTGGCCCTGGACCCACGCCTGGTCATCGCCGACGAGCCGACCAGCGCCCTGGATGTCTCGGTCCAGGCGGTCATCCTCGACCTCCTGCGCGGGCTGCAGCGCGAGCTCGGCTTCGCCTGCCTCTTCGTCTCCCACGACCTCGCCGTCGTCGACTCCGTGGCCTCGCGCACGCTCGTGTTGTCACAGGGAAGGGTGGTTGAGCAGGGCGTGACCGAACAGGTACTCGCCCGCCCCCAGGAGGACTACACGCGCCGTCTCGTTGCGGCCGTGCCCGTGCCGGACCCAGACGTCCAGGCCGTGCGCCGCCAGCGCCGCCGGGCGGCCTGA
- a CDS encoding glutathione S-transferase C-terminal domain-containing protein gives MAIATSHRFTDGDLTPEPGRYRLVASGSCPWCRRVLIARRLLGLTEALPVSWSYGRGEDGYWELTDASGEPGADPVLGARSLAEVYANTPGHEAPFTIPALVDTTTGHVVCDDSGTLLFDLATAWWDLHGVGAPDLYPIDRRNSTDAWDAWIGEHVNRAYGVATHSEDEEVAEAAAREMLIALDVIDTVLARATHMEASREAGLTIQDAPPLSAVVAVGQYLCGNEPTGSDIRLFTTLQSYAYGGRQHMPGGDAPTLSFWPALARWFRALEQRPGWVGAEERSALGL, from the coding sequence ATGGCCATCGCCACCTCGCACCGTTTCACCGACGGGGACCTCACCCCCGAGCCGGGCCGCTACCGGCTCGTCGCCTCCGGCTCCTGCCCCTGGTGCCGTAGGGTGCTCATCGCCCGCCGCCTGCTGGGCCTGACCGAGGCCCTGCCCGTCTCCTGGAGCTACGGGCGCGGCGAGGACGGCTACTGGGAGCTCACCGACGCCAGTGGGGAGCCCGGCGCAGACCCCGTGCTCGGCGCCCGCTCGCTCGCCGAGGTCTACGCCAACACGCCCGGCCACGAGGCCCCGTTCACCATCCCCGCACTGGTCGACACCACCACCGGGCACGTCGTCTGCGACGACTCCGGCACCCTGCTCTTCGACCTCGCCACCGCCTGGTGGGACCTGCACGGGGTCGGCGCCCCGGACCTGTACCCCATCGACCGCCGCAACTCCACGGACGCCTGGGACGCCTGGATCGGCGAGCACGTCAACCGCGCCTACGGCGTGGCCACCCACTCCGAGGACGAGGAGGTCGCCGAGGCCGCCGCCCGCGAGATGCTCATCGCCCTCGACGTCATCGACACGGTCCTCGCCCGCGCCACCCACATGGAGGCCTCACGGGAGGCGGGCCTGACGATTCAGGACGCGCCGCCGCTGTCCGCCGTCGTCGCCGTCGGCCAGTACCTGTGCGGCAACGAGCCCACCGGCAGCGACATCCGACTGTTCACCACCCTCCAGTCCTATGCCTACGGCGGCCGCCAGCACATGCCGGGCGGGGACGCGCCCACACTGTCCTTCTGGCCGGCCCTCGCCCGCTGGTTCCGGGCCCTGGAGCAGCGCCCCGGCTGGGTCGGTGCCGAGGAGCGCAGCGCCCTGGGGCTGTAA
- a CDS encoding DUF4921 family protein, translating into MVTLMPYLPSAAPLTRMADGTVKQVSPFTGTEVWTVPGRARRPLARPVAEVHDLEPHERTSTCAFCSERYLETPPEKARVVARSDGSFERLDDLPAAELFETVADFRRVPNLFEILSFDYWRANHGFELPDTARERLEAYLADPAGREHVSRVARTKLRASGQDPARWEAMSAAEQRAYAAPFFASGHDVVIARRHYTDDAVDSSGLASSGTLSVAEHRAYTRLVVQSAQSLYEANRWVRYVAVFQNWLRPAGASFDHLHKQLVGIDERGVSSQLELQRVRANPNIYNEMAVDYAAYHGLLVASNEHAVAFAGFGHRYPTLEVYSTSAVCEPWLMNHEEVDAVADLLHALHAATGAEVPSNEEWHHKPVDVDQPMPWHVTLKWRVSTLAGFEGGTKIYLNTIDPWSLRDRVVERLEDLRADRLIAPMAVGEECPTTPNRLLYNPVLTR; encoded by the coding sequence ATGGTGACCCTCATGCCCTACCTGCCCTCCGCCGCGCCGCTGACCCGGATGGCGGACGGCACGGTCAAGCAGGTCAGCCCCTTCACGGGGACCGAGGTGTGGACCGTGCCCGGGCGCGCCCGCCGGCCGCTTGCCCGGCCCGTCGCCGAGGTCCACGACCTCGAGCCCCACGAGCGCACGAGCACCTGCGCCTTCTGCTCCGAGCGCTACCTGGAGACGCCGCCGGAGAAGGCCCGCGTCGTCGCCCGTTCAGACGGCTCCTTCGAGCGGCTCGATGACCTGCCCGCCGCCGAGCTCTTCGAGACGGTGGCGGACTTCCGCCGGGTCCCAAACCTCTTCGAGATCCTGTCCTTCGACTACTGGCGGGCCAACCACGGCTTCGAGCTGCCGGACACGGCTCGCGAGCGCCTGGAGGCCTACCTGGCGGATCCGGCCGGGCGTGAGCATGTGAGCCGGGTGGCGCGTACCAAGCTGCGGGCCTCGGGGCAGGACCCCGCCCGCTGGGAGGCGATGAGTGCGGCTGAGCAGCGCGCCTACGCGGCCCCCTTCTTCGCCTCGGGCCACGACGTCGTCATCGCCCGGCGTCACTACACCGACGACGCCGTCGACTCCTCGGGCCTGGCGAGCTCGGGCACGTTGAGCGTCGCGGAGCACCGGGCGTACACGCGTCTGGTGGTGCAATCGGCGCAGAGCCTGTACGAGGCCAACCGGTGGGTGCGCTACGTGGCGGTCTTCCAGAACTGGCTGCGGCCGGCGGGCGCGTCCTTCGACCACCTGCATAAGCAGCTCGTGGGGATCGACGAGCGCGGGGTCTCCAGCCAGCTCGAGCTGCAGCGGGTGCGGGCGAACCCCAACATCTACAACGAGATGGCCGTGGACTACGCCGCCTACCACGGGCTGCTGGTGGCCTCCAACGAGCACGCCGTGGCTTTCGCGGGCTTCGGCCACCGCTACCCGACGCTGGAGGTGTACTCGACGTCGGCCGTCTGCGAGCCGTGGCTGATGAACCACGAGGAGGTCGACGCCGTCGCCGACCTGCTCCACGCCCTGCACGCCGCCACGGGCGCGGAGGTGCCCAGCAACGAGGAGTGGCACCACAAGCCGGTCGACGTCGACCAGCCGATGCCGTGGCACGTGACGCTCAAGTGGCGGGTCTCCACCCTGGCGGGCTTCGAGGGCGGCACGAAGATCTACCTCAACACGATCGACCCGTGGAGCCTGCGCGACCGGGTGGTGGAGCGGCTGGAGGACCTGCGGGCGGACCGGCTCATCGCCCCGATGGCCGTGGGCGAGGAGTGCCCGACGACGCCCAACCGCCTGCTGTACAACCCGGTCCTCACACGCTGA
- a CDS encoding cation:proton antiporter, with protein sequence MGQSFVSLFLILVVAFLAPMVSRVIPRRMVPDTVLLILGGILIGPDLLGMATITSDVEFLRELGVAFLFLMAGYEIDVNELRGSGGRHAMIAWVGSLTLAFAAVSVIGVTGGPLSANGVAIAIAMTSTAIGTILPILRERGLMPTAVGTSILNHGAVGEVGPVILMALLLGSRSTWQSAAVLVFFLAVTLLIIRFTDRVKRLGQRLVTVIRLGGSTTAQTTVRLTVVLLVGLCALAEVFDLDVVLGAFAAGFILRYAVPDGDAELEDKLDGLAYGFFVPIFFVCSGMGVQVVLDRDTLFLIGAFLVLLVLVRGLPVWVAASVERRTDGERVFSLRQSTQVAVYSTTALPIIVAVTQVAVDSGAMSAAFASTLILAGVVSVLVMPALGLLLQSKADTVPAVEALGVVQGPSTQVEADMEERGLTRAEAQHLAQRLAELEEERRLWRTQMRAHLSHRTH encoded by the coding sequence ATGGGACAGTCCTTTGTCTCTCTCTTCCTCATCCTGGTTGTCGCGTTCCTCGCGCCCATGGTCTCGCGTGTCATCCCCCGGCGGATGGTGCCTGACACGGTCCTGCTCATCCTCGGCGGCATCCTCATCGGCCCCGACCTGCTGGGGATGGCGACCATCACCTCCGATGTCGAGTTCCTGCGTGAGCTTGGCGTCGCCTTCCTCTTCCTCATGGCCGGCTACGAGATCGATGTCAACGAGCTGCGCGGCTCCGGCGGGCGTCACGCGATGATTGCCTGGGTGGGCTCGCTCACGTTGGCCTTCGCGGCCGTCTCCGTCATCGGCGTGACGGGCGGGCCGCTGAGCGCCAACGGCGTCGCCATCGCCATCGCGATGACATCAACGGCGATCGGCACGATCCTGCCAATCCTGCGTGAGCGGGGGCTGATGCCGACGGCGGTGGGCACCTCCATTCTCAACCACGGGGCGGTGGGGGAGGTCGGGCCGGTCATCCTCATGGCCCTGCTGCTGGGCTCGCGCTCCACCTGGCAGTCGGCGGCGGTGCTCGTCTTCTTCCTGGCCGTCACGCTCCTCATCATCCGTTTTACGGACAGGGTCAAGCGGCTGGGTCAGCGGCTCGTCACAGTCATCCGGCTGGGTGGCTCGACGACGGCGCAGACCACCGTGCGTCTGACCGTCGTCCTGCTCGTGGGGTTGTGCGCGCTCGCGGAGGTTTTCGACCTCGACGTCGTCCTGGGGGCCTTCGCCGCCGGATTCATCCTGCGCTACGCGGTTCCCGACGGCGATGCCGAGCTTGAGGACAAGCTCGATGGTCTCGCCTACGGCTTCTTCGTGCCGATTTTCTTCGTGTGCTCCGGCATGGGCGTCCAGGTGGTGCTTGACCGTGACACGTTGTTTCTCATTGGGGCGTTCCTTGTGCTGCTCGTGCTCGTGCGGGGCCTGCCCGTGTGGGTGGCGGCGAGCGTCGAGCGCCGCACCGACGGCGAGCGTGTGTTCTCCCTGCGTCAGTCCACGCAGGTGGCCGTCTACTCGACGACGGCCCTGCCGATCATCGTCGCCGTGACGCAGGTGGCCGTGGACTCCGGTGCCATGAGCGCGGCCTTCGCCTCCACACTCATCCTGGCGGGCGTGGTGAGCGTGCTCGTCATGCCCGCGCTCGGCCTGCTGCTGCAGAGCAAGGCGGACACAGTGCCGGCGGTCGAGGCCCTCGGCGTTGTCCAGGGGCCTTCAACGCAGGTCGAGGCGGACATGGAGGAGCGGGGGCTCACGCGCGCTGAGGCCCAGCACCTGGCGCAGCGGTTGGCGGAGCTGGAGGAGGAGAGGCGCCTGTGGCGTACGCAGATGCGTGCGCACCTGTCCCACCGCACGCACTGA